The Apium graveolens cultivar Ventura chromosome 10, ASM990537v1, whole genome shotgun sequence nucleotide sequence AACCGATTATACTAGAATTAATCGTCTTTTAACAAAACTCGGTTACTCCTTTGCGGTCGATTTTGATCTTCCGATAATATTCCTAAAAACATTTTTATATTGCCTCCATTTTCATTTAAAAGTTCATTACGACAATTGAGACCAACCAAATTACGAATGCAATGATCTGGAATAGTGTCCTTAGGCTTTTCCAAGCATTTTTCAATGTCAAAGTATTTGATGTTTATAATACTAATCTTTATTCCAAGAAGGCATTATATTTAATCTGTTTTCAATTATCACCTCAATGTTAGAAGTCAATATCTCCAATTATAAAGCATTATCACTTCTCCATCACTCTTCAATTTTGAATTCTATATTATGGAGCAGCAAAATTAAATTTCTATTACTCGTACCCTTCTGGGGGAGGCCAAAAGGGCAAGACCTTTGCTAACGCTGTCATATAAAATCACGTTTGAACAAGTACTTGTAAACTTGTCACACCATTTCATATCACTAGGCTACAAACTATGCAGTTTCCAGCAGAAAAATCATCCGGAAATTTTATCGAATTGTGCTTAAATATGCATAGAGTAATCTTCTTGTATATGTTCATAACTGTGACCAAAGCTCATAGTCCAGATATGCCGACAAGTGGTGCAATTACCGAATTTCAGCCGAGTCTTGCAGTTGTGGTTGGTGTTCTTGCTGTCATGTTTTTCTTGACATTTATCATTCTATTTTTTGCCAAGTGTTGCAACCGAGGATCACAAAATCAAGAAAATGATGGAACACTTGGACCAAGGCCCGGATATTCTGGAATTGATAAAACAGTAATCGAATCACTCCCTTTTTTTAGATTTTCTGCATTAAAAGGTTCAAGAGAAGGGCTTGAATGTGCTGTTTGTTTATCAAAGTTTCAAGATATTGAAATTCTACGATTGCTTCCAAAGTGTAAACACGCCTTTCACATCAATTGTATTGATCAGTGGCTGGAGAGACACTCTAGTTGTCCACTCTGCAGGCACAAAGTTAGCTCTGAGGATCATGCATCGGTTACATATTCAGACAGTTTACGATTTTTACAGAGCCAGTCAGATTTAAGGCAGGACTCAAATTTGGAACTTTTTGTGCAAAGGGAGGGAGAGGGAGACAGTAATCAACAAAGGTCTTCAAGAATTAGCCGAGGAAGTAGCTTTACAAATAGTTTTCATAATGAAGATGAAATGCCAATTCAAGAAACTTGTCACAAGGATGAAGTTATGGAGAAGGAGATTTTGCACAAGTACAATCACAAGATCATTGTTGCTGATGGAGTCCTCCTCAAGAATAGATGGAGCAGTGTGAGTTCTTCAGATCTTATATTCTTGAATTCGGAAATAATAAACGAAGCCTCTTCAAATAGATTCTCATCCAAGGAAGTGAGAAGTGATCCATTTGCAATTCATACCCAAGATGGTAGTGAACTTCTGGTAAGTAATTCAAGTAAGATTTTGGACTCAAATGAGAAGAGATCAATGTCAGAGATAATAGTTCATCCAAGATCCATTAGTAGTATCACAAGAGGTGAATCTTCTGGTAGCCAGAATAATGTAAATGAAGAAAGACAAAGGAGGCTGTGGTTACCAATTGCCAgaaaaactgttgaatggattgcTAATAAAGAAAGAAGGTTTACACATTCTCAAAACACAATACAATCTCATGTATAGATTCTAGTTTTCCACTATTGTTGTTTTTGGGGTTCTTAGTAAGTTCTCTTAGTAAGTTCTCTAGCTGCCACATTACAAAATATGGTCATGTATTCTTCAGCACACTACAAGGAAACCCGAAAAAGTTTGCTTTAACCGACCAATTAATCATTTGGTCGGTTATACCTAGTTTAGATCTTCAAACTAGATATATAAGACTATATGTGGAAGTATTCAGTTTCAAGGTAAAGCATACCAATTTTTTTCTTCTGATAAAAAGATTTTTTTGTTGAGGGGAAATAAGAGAGTTAATGGCAAATTAAGGTTGAAGTAGTAAATTCTTATGCATGCATTCCATATATTATTGATATGATGTTTACACAAATTTCGTACATTTCCTATCAGGGCTACATATCTAGAAAAGATCTAAAAAATAGTGTTAAGATGTTATGGGACTCATATATATCATAAAAACTTATTATCGTGTACGGGAAAATAGCCAATAATATGTTGTTAACTCAACATTCAACATTTTGAACACACTGCCATTTCTCTACATCTTAATGTATAATTAAATGGCCCATTCATATGAAGGCTGCGGGGTACATtacaatttataataatataatgcCACAAGTAATGGACTTGATGGTTGTCAACCTCTAGATTCTGTGTACATGAACTGGAGAATAACGACATAAGTTGAAGTCGTCGAGCATATTATACACAAACAGGTACATGTTTTACTTTGTCAACATGTCGTTAAATATTCTCTGTGTTTAAGTTCCAAACAGATCATTCTGCGGGTGTGCTGCTCCATTCGCTGTCATGTACACTTTTAAATTCTCTAACAGTCatgtattatttttttattacCGATGGATAGTCGATCTTTCattaataagctgataaatgcCTAAAAAATACTCGCCGATAGAGTGACAAGAACATCAATTTATTTAGATAGATAATTACAATTTTCGCTTGTGAGGATCTTACCATCATACTGAGATCGGAACCAAGTTCAAATACCTAGAAATAGAGTTAACTATGAGAATTTAAGCATTTGTTAGCTTAGTTCTTCCGTTCATCCACGCAAATCAGGCTAAATCGTTAAAGTTTTAAGATTCTTTGACCTGTGGACAGTATTAAATACAAATATCGACCTACTCTGTAAACATTGtttcaaatatatataaaaatgtAGTAGTACTGTAAACCAAAATGACATGCTCATTTTAAGAAAAATACGACTCTATTTACCCTAATATTTCGAACTAATTGACGTGCATGGTTCTCTTAAAATAGTCATATAAAAACTTAGGAAACAGATCTATCTACAGAGATATTGCAATTAAACTAAATGTCAGAACACAAGCTTTTTATTTCAGACTAAGCCCTGGGTTTTGAATTTTTCTCAAAACTAAGATCCGCTGTTAACATCGCTTTATCAAATCAACCGAGGGTAGGGGAGCTACTTCTCTTCGATCCGTAAGTACCTCCATCCCTCCCCCCTCTCTTACTTCCTCTCTCTCTGTATATAGTATTTGGCTATGTAGATTAAACTATCTGATCGGTTTATTACACTAATTATAAAGGATAGTTTAGATGTTGAGTTGTTATGGTTTTGCCCTTAATTAATTTTACCCTAATTAAGGTTTTCGTCTTGTTATCGGACATGTGAGGTTCTGTGAAGTGAAGGTCACTTTTTCGTATTCTGTTTTAACCTGTCTCCAATCATTAGTCTTAATCTTCTCTTTATATCCATTTCTCTGGATTATTACAATTTTGAGTTTACTGACATGGAAACACAAGAGGGAGAGGCACAAAGTTCAAAAAACGAGTTATCGACGGGTGTTGCACTGCAATCCCGCCATTCATTATGAATGCTTTAGCTTGAAACTTGCAGGGCATGGGTTTACCCGGAAAAGTTCAGTTCGTTAAAGACGTAACCCGATCAGAGAAACCGTCATTTGTTTTTCAGAGTGAAACAATCAGTTGTTATAAGAAGATGTAAGAGTTTTGTAGTATATTGAATTTTGAAGGGTTCATCGCAGTTGAACCTCAAGGAAAGAGTGGGGGTATagctagagatgcacaaaaaccccgggcccgaaaatctggcccggcccgatccggtcaaagccCGGCCTGGTCCCAGCCCGGGCTTCGggcctcgacgggccctatatttttcggcaaagcccggcccggcccggttaaaagcccgggcttcggcccggcccgattaaaagcccgaaaaagcccggttataatctgattattctaatatattttcttatatatttttaaattcacatttattataaatataaataatactttaaacgcatatatacatacatatttgtgattattaatattatttataaacttcgttgcataaataatgaaagaatatataataagtatattatatatatttggatatcattgttatcataacaatgataaaacatatcATTCTATAAAAATGTTTATGttttgccgaacttaaatgtttttaacgaagtaatgttttcataaagtatttcatgtaaactaatacatttttacgatgatctagttgctaacatataTATTCTTCGGAATTTCTAATAATACTTGATCCGATTTAAACCTAGAAAAAAGCCCGCCCCGATCCGATCCGGCCTGaaaaaaagcccggttaggcccgcctcgagggcccaaacgggcttTGACATTTTTggaaagcccggcccggcccggtcaaagtcaaagcccgaaTAGTCCGGCCCAGTCAAAACCCGGCTcggtgggccttttgtgcatcttTAGGTATAGCCATGTTTTGGCAAGATGCGGAGAAGGTCACGCTGCTAAGTTTTTCTAAAAACCACATAGATATTTCGATCAACATGGGAAACAACAAGGAGTGGCGAATGACAGGTATATATGGGGAACCATCAAGAACTCAAAGATTCAAAAACTGGGAGCTTTTGCGCAACTTATTCCGTGATGCCAATTTACCCTGGTGTTTGATTGAGGACTTCAATAATGTAACTTCTCAGGCTGATAAAAGAGGAGGAGCAGCTTATCCTAATAATTTAATTGAAGGCTTCAATGAGTGTTTGTTGGATGCTGAGCTACACGATCTTGATATTATCAGGCATCAATATACTTGGTAACTGGGAAAAATAATAAGAACTGGATCGAAATTCGGTTAGATAGGGTCTTGGTCAATATGCAATGGAGTACGCTATATCAAATGGTGAAAGTTTATAACTCAGAGGGGTCTTCCTCGGATCATAGCCCGCTTCTCTTAATCACAGAGCAACAGACAAGAGGTAAGAAGCAACGACATTTTCGTTTTGATAATGTCTGGCTGACTGATCCTACATGTTTTCAGATAATTAAAGATCGGTGGGAGGAGGATATACACTGCAGCGTTAGTCAGAAGGTCAAGAAATGTGCTGATAGTCTAGACATATGGGGAAGAGAGATAACGAGCTGTTTTGGCAAGCGTATAAAAGAGTGTAAAATTAAGCTGAAGGCCCTAAGACAGAAACCAGATACTCAATCCATGGATGATTATGAGAGTACAAAGAAACAGTTGCACCTCATTCTTGACCAGAAATAAATATTTTGGAGGCAGAGGTCGAAACAACTTTGGTTGCAAGCAGGTGATAAAAATACGAAGTATTTCCATGCTTCGTGTAGCAAAAGAAAGTGTAACAATCATATCCAAAGATTGAAATCGGAGGCAGGAGATTGGGTTGGGTGGAATGAGGGGTTGGGAGACATGattcaaaattattttcaacaactatTCACAGTTGGTACTATCCATACAGATGAAGTGTTGAGTTGCATTAGTAAGGTTGTGACAGAGCGGCAGAATGCAGAGTTACTCAGGCCTATTTCTGATGAGGAGGTTTGAGATGCGGTCGTTCACATGCATCCTGATAAAGCACCGGGGCCAGATGGTATGACCCCAGCATTCTTTCAAAAGAATTGGAAGATAGTAGGAAAGAATGTGGTTTGTTTGATACGAAATTTCTTCATGACTGGAGTAATTGGAGACAACATGAATGCCACTAATATCGTGTTAATTCCAAAGAAGAAGCACTCGTCCTTGTTAACTGATTTATGACCAATTGCTTTAAGTAATGTTGTGATGAAGATTGTCATGAAAGTGATGGCCAATCGGCTTAAGAAAATTCTGTATACGAATATTTCAGCCACTCAAAGTGCCTTCTTGTCAGGTTGGTTAATCACGGATAATATCATGATCTCGTTCGAGGTTATGCATTATTTAAAAAGAAAGAAATTTGGTAAGGAAGGGTTCATGGTACTCAAGCTAGATATGTCGAAGGCCTGCGATAGGATTGAGTGAAAGTTTTTACAAGACATCTTACTTGCCATGGGATTTAGTACCTGGTGGACACATTTAATCATTCAATGTGTTTCGACAGTCGAGTACAACATTGTGCATGGTGAGCATACTCTTGGTCCAATAGTTCCAACTCGAGGTTTGTGATAGGGAGACCCACTGTCTTCCTATCTATTTACTGTGTGTGCGGAAGGTTTAACAGCTCTTCATAAGAAGTATGAATGGAAAAAATGGTTGCATGGTGTTCAAATTTGTAGGAAAGCTCCTGTAATAAGTCACATGTTATTTGCGGATGACAGCTATATCTATTGCAAGGCAGATACATAGGAAGCTAACAAAGCAATGGAATTGCTGAATACATACGAGAATGCTTCAGGCCAAAGAATTAATAGAAACAAGTCATCAATTTTTTTCAGCGCTAATGTGATTGACTACAACAAAAACCTGGTTTGTCAAGAACTTCAAATATCGGAAGCTGATTCTTCTTCGAAATATTTGGGTTTGCCCAATATTTTAGGCCGTAATAAGTCGATCATCTTCGGGTATCTAAAGGACAAGGTGAAAGCTAGTGTGCAAAGTTGGAACGAAAAGAAAATATCTCGACCATCCAAATAGATTCTGATTAAAACCGTAGCTCAAGTCCTTCCCTCGTATGCTATGAATGTCTTTTTACTCTCAGCTGATCTGATAAAAGATGTTGAGGGCTTTATGGAAAAGTTTTTCTGGAATTCCAATCAGAAAAATAACTCAAAAATTGGATAGATGTCGTGGGAAAGAATGTCAAAGCATAAGCTTTTAGGGGGTTTAGGATTCAGGTATTTTCGAGATTTCAATATAGCCATGTTCGGGAAATAATGTTGGAGACTTCTTACCAATCAGGAGAGCCGAGTAGCCCAGGTGTACAAGGACAAATGTTATGCAAATGGTGATTTCTTGAATGCTGATCTTGGAAGTAGCCCAAGTTTCATATGGAGAAGCATTTGTGAAGCAAGGAAAGTCATCTCTGCAGGGTCAAGTTGGAGAATTGGTAATGGGTGGACATCCGAATTTTAAATCAGCCTTGGTTACATGACCAAAGCAATCCGTATATAGAATCTACCTCACCAGCTTTACTCAATCAAAATGTGGCGTCTTTGTTTAAGGGAGACACTAAAGATTGGGACCGGGAAATCTTGCTCGATATTTTTGATGATAGAGATCGTCAAACCATCTTGAATACAGTGATTGAGCATGAGTTGGATAAAGATATTCTCTGCTGGAATCTGGAGCATACAGGGCACTACTCTGTCAAAAGTGCCTATAGGTTAATTCAACAGCAGAAGGGGGCCTGGAACGAGGGAAACAATATTGATTTTTGGAAGTCCATCTGGAATATTAAAGCACCACCTCAGGTTATGAATTTAATCTGGAGAGCCTCTACATTTTGTTTACCTACTCTGGTGCAACTTCAAACTAAACATGTGCCCAGTTTGTAATGAAGCTGCAGATACCATTATGCATATCTTAGTTCAGTGTAAAATTGCGAAGGCGTGCTGGCAAGTCTTTAATGCTGGCACAAATATTGAGGGAGCTCTGAAATTTATAGATTGGTTAGCTGGGATTTTGGAGGGACAGTCCAAGAATAGTAAGGCGAAAATATTAACTCTGTGTTGGTCAATTTGGAGGTCTCGTAATGATCTGGTTTGGCATAACAAAAGATGGACAATTTTGAGAATAGTTGCAAAAGTATGGGAGTATCTTTCACAGTGGAATGCGGCTCAGAATAGAGGATATTCAGTGCCTCTCATCCCTACAGTCGAAGGAGATGAGGCTACAACATGGGTCAAGCCACAACATGATACAGTAAAGATCACAGTGGATGCTTCtatttttcaaaatcttggaatgGCAGGTGCTGGTATTGTTGCTCGCAATCATGATGGCCATTTAATCTTGGCAAAGTCGATATGTAGTCCAGATGTTATGAATCCAACGTTGGCGGAAGCTATGGCTGTTAAAGAGGCGTTGAGCTGGGCAATGGAGATGGGGTGGAGTTCGATTACTGTAGAGTCTGATTGTATGGTGGTTATTCAGCTAATCTGGAGTAGCACACCCATGAGATCGAGGCTTGGCATGGTTGCCGAGGAATAGTTTATCAGCATAACAACTTCAAGTTGTATTTTATTAAGCGGTCTGCAAATATTTCGGCTCACGAACTTACTCGAGTGTCACATATATATCATGATCGTACATTTGATTGGAGGTATGTTCCGATCAATGTTAATGATTGTATTCTGAATGACTTAATGATATAAATATTCGCATTTCATAAAAAAAATGTTCATATTACATAATCCCCGATAAGATGAGCCAAGTTTAATTTAGTAGACAGGTAGGTCGGCCATTCTAACTAATCTTAAGTACAAGTTGTGTAATTAGAGAAAATCGTGATGCAAGAAGAAAACAGTAAATTTTGCGTCACCGCAACCAATTTGCAATTCAATTATCCAAGAACCAGACAATCCTGTTCAATAAACTAACTTATACTTGTGTCTTAGTTTAATTATTTGGAATCACTTAGGACCACTAATCGTTATTATATaataacaattatatatataataacgaTTAAGACATGCCTAACGATGGTGCAGAGGGGAAAATGACAATTACGTGACTGCTCAGCAGTCAGCATGTTTAAAAATCAGCACTTACGTACGTTGACATATAAGTAAAACAAATTaagtactccctctgtccctcccatttgtttacactttcctttttgggatgtcccatccaattgtttacatttcaaaactttccaaaaatagtaaagtttttataatttttaaattaactacatccactactttcctccactataaccactttatacatataatattaatcggtcccactactttactcattttttcaacttttctccactactttatcatttttcttaaactccgcgccccacccaaatgtaaacatttgggagggacggagggagtacattttaaaaataaatttataaaaaattattaataaaaccGAAATACTATTTAGGTGGTTAACTCAAGCTCCCCTGTATACCTACTCATCTCTCCCAAAAGCGCAACCCCGTGAAAATAACCAATAGACAATAACTATATTTTAAGACTCCTGCGTGCAACCAAATGCACGAATATAATACATCTATAGTTACGATGTCTTGTTCATTTAGAAAAATGTTATTTTCAAAACTGTTTTTTCAATTTAGAGAGGTGAAAATATAAAATAGTCCCCACCTCACATTAATAGTCTTTGGGAAAGAAAAATTGATACGAGGGTAATCCGATCTTTTCAGACTTTTTAGCTACggaaatataaaaaaaaaaactCTCGAAATTTATTTATGTAATGATCAAATTGCCTTGTATTACTCACAAGAATTAAACTCCAGTCTGAGCTACGACTTGCGTATGGGAACCACGGTGAAGAGGAAAGACATAAAATGTGAAGTGCCGGAATAAGAAATGTGACTTTGTTTAAACTTTTGTAAGTTGACATTTAACTTGCAAATATGTCAAGACTGCAATTATCAGGAATACATACTACTCGCAACAGAAGCCGGTGGAGAGGAGGACGTCAATAAACTAGCCCGCCTTTTTCTAAAATTGTAGAAAATGGATAACAATCACGGGATTTAAAGAAATGATTCAAATGAGACTTGGTACTTGGGGATGGAGGGAGTATATTTTAGGACTGCAAGAATCTTACTGAAGTCCCTTTTCCAAAATTTCATGATTTTCAATTTTAGCGTTGCTCGTTTGTTGGTTGCCTGGTTTTGTTTTCCTGGGCCAGCTTGCTTGCCTACTAGGGTCTTTGTGACCTTCTGTTAATCTGCCGGTTACTTCTCCAGTTTCTGGCGCCATGTACTTTCTATGGGATCTTGGGTGGCAATTTGTGATTGTACTTGAGTACTTCTGCATGTTCTGGTGATGAGCGCTACTATCAATGACAGTAAAAGCTACCTGTTATTTGCGGTTTACAGGTCTTGAGTTGCACGATTATTAGTTACAATTTTTTTTTGCATATTTTTGTTCAGGAAGATCTAATGGACTACCGGTAAGCTGTTCTGTATACGTAATTAATTGCTCCTTTTGGTGTTTTTTGATACCGGTCCGGTGGCTCAACTGACCTTACAGATATTATACACAGATATATAGTGCTGCAAATGATGGTAACTGCATCATTAAAGAAAGGTACCACGTAACTCAAGGACTTGCTGCCTAAAATCTAAAAGGAAGTATAACTTCGTACTTAAATTAGTTCCCTCGTGGAACCAAACAAGCACTAAGGAGTTGtgttcaaaaaaaattaataatatttcTGTGATTTATCAGCTGGCACTTCCTGGTTAGTGTAATAAACTTGTTTGGTTGACATTAGGTATATGTAATTCCTAGGTACTCTGTTATTATGTTTAATTTAAtttacttattttattttttcataataattattttgagttattattattattattattattatttcattATAATATCTATCTTATTGTTTatcttaattttttaattatatacgataaaaaataattatacaaAATGATATATCTTTTCAATATATTTTTGTATTAATGTATTAAAAAACATAATTACTAGTATTTTAACACATGACTTGAAATtatttttgttatcatcaataaattataaatgtacattttaaattttaaaataaaatttagttgaataataataaaaattgaattgaaataattatatttttaattacaaACTCATATGCtaactaaaattttaaatatcaaattgtataaaatgattttaaaaattaatataatgaaatattatttgcaccTATACTATAATTTATTAATATAGTGAGTTAggttttcttaatttttaaatAACTTTAATAACAAATATCTTTTATTTAGACATAAATTTtggattttaattatttaatatatgGATTGATTTTATATCCAGACATGAGAAGTGTGACTAATCTAGGTAGGGGTGGGTGAACAACTTCCCACATTTCCCACATTGTGTAGGCATTCGGAGTTCTTACGTAATTATAATACCCATATTTTGTGTTACCAAACAACTATATCAATTATCACTTCCCATGTAACTATATCAATTATCACTTCCCATGTATTTTGTATTTGAAGTACCCATCTAAATTTCTGTCAACCAAACGACCTATtagtatattttaaatcattcATGGTCTTGTGCTTTACAAGGAGTTTCTATGTTAAATATTTCACTATTGGATAGAAACATTTTCAACAAAAATAATAAATACCGAAGGAAGATTTACCATCAAATCATCCAGTAGATTTATATACATACTCTGGTCTTGCGATTAGCGATTCAAATCGATCAGCTGACTGCACAAGCTGCAAACCAATAGCATAAAAATTTAATCCTGAGCAAAGCTGCAAATCAATAGCATAAAAATTTAATCCTGACCACAGAACAGAGAAAAAACTGAAAATTTGCCAAGAACCCTGCACACACAATAACAAGGTGACTGAACAAAATCATCATGTTTCTCTAAGTTCTTTTTAATCATTAAAAACTATGTAGAAGATGATGCTTGTAAAAACAAACCAAATATTAAAGAAAAGTTTAGGGTATATACATAACAATTAACATTCCAGGATTTGTGTGGTCAACATAATGTAGGACATGAATATTTATATGACGGATCATCTTTGAGGTTTCTTTGTCGAAATTTATATTTACGCATTTAAACATGACCTTCCACACAGACATGGGTACAATAAACAACTGAACACCAAAAAAGGATAATAAATACTCAAACCACCATATGCACAGGGCTGTATGATCTTGATACAAAAAAAGTCTACACTTGTCTCGCAGGGAACTATTATCAAACCCAAGCCAACAGGATAGTTCCATTGCATCTATGTACAGCAGAGGAACCAGGCCTGATTAGCATTCGAGATCAGCCAGCATGCATCATCATCTTATGGTGAACGTCTAAGCCCAGCTTTCACAGCAAAGTTGTTGTGCAATTTCTATTCATGTCACACTTTGGTTGTTTATAGGTGATACATCACTAATCTTAATCCAAAAAACTTCATTGTTGCTTCAAAGATCAAACAAGTTTTTCCCTGTATTAGCCCTGATTTCCAGTATACACTACCAAAATTGAAGCCGCGTACTAAATTAAAACAAGAGCTTCGAATATAAGGCTTGTTTGACCATCAATCAACAACTTCTGCAAGCACCTCTCTGAAAACATCAGAAAAGGAATAAGCCATGTGTCACAAATCAACAACACtacataaataaatattacaGCGTTGGCAATATATGCACAAGGCATATATAGATTTACCATGTAGTCATGTGGATCATTTTGTAGAAGAAATACGGCGAAAGGACGACATCCAGCTGCCCGAGGTAGCGCCATTATCACCCTGTCCCTGCTTGGTAGTTTCAGCAGGCAACACAGGTTTTGGGACATTTTTTTTTGAGACACCAGCAagggaatatgaagtagatgGCCCAATTGCAGCAGTCGAATTCTACATATCAAATTTTAATTTCAGTTTCAAGCTTG carries:
- the LOC141693139 gene encoding E3 ubiquitin-protein ligase ATL42-like; translation: MQFPAEKSSGNFIELCLNMHRVIFLYMFITVTKAHSPDMPTSGAITEFQPSLAVVVGVLAVMFFLTFIILFFAKCCNRGSQNQENDGTLGPRPGYSGIDKTVIESLPFFRFSALKGSREGLECAVCLSKFQDIEILRLLPKCKHAFHINCIDQWLERHSSCPLCRHKVSSEDHASVTYSDSLRFLQSQSDLRQDSNLELFVQREGEGDSNQQRSSRISRGSSFTNSFHNEDEMPIQETCHKDEVMEKEILHKYNHKIIVADGVLLKNRWSSVSSSDLIFLNSEIINEASSNRFSSKEVRSDPFAIHTQDGSELLVSNSSKILDSNEKRSMSEIIVHPRSISSITRGESSGSQNNVNEERQRRLWLPIARKTVEWIANKERRFTHSQNTIQSHV
- the LOC141691450 gene encoding uncharacterized protein LOC141691450 gives rise to the protein MCPVCNEAADTIMHILVQCKIAKACWQVFNAGTNIEGALKFIDWLAGILEGQSKNSKAKILTLCWSIWRSRNDLVWHNKRWTILRIVAKVWEYLSQWNAAQNRGYSVPLIPTVEGDEATTWVKPQHDTVKITVDASIFQNLGMAGAGIVARNHDGHLILAKSICSPDVMNPTLAEAMAVKEALSWAMEMGWSSITVESDCMVVIQLIWSSTPMRSRLGMVAEE